The following nucleotide sequence is from Mesorhizobium sp. J8.
GAATCGACCTGAAATCATCCGACTCTGGGGAGCGCGACATGCCATTCGACAAGCAAGACAGCGTGGCCTCACCGACCGGGGCCGAGCTAAACCTTTATGTGAAAGAAGCCGCGGAACGTCCGCGCGCGGCGGTCCAGATCAATCACGGCTTGGCCGAGCACGCGGCGCGCTATGCCCGCTTTGCCGACTTCCTCAGCCAAAGAGGTTTCCACGTCTATGCCCATGACCATCGTGGCCATGGCGGGACGAAAGCGCCCGACGCGCCGCTCGGCAAGTTCGCGGACGTGGACGGCATCGCCAAGGTGATCGCGGATGTCGACGCCGTGCACGATCTGATCGCAAGGAAGCACCCGGGCTTGCCGGTGATCGCTTTTGGACATTCGCTCGGCGCCTCGGTAGCGCTGAACTTTGTCCTGCGCCACTCGCAACGTATCCATGCTGCCGCGATCTGGAACGGCAATTTCTCAGCTGGCCTGCTCGGCCAGCTGGCGCTGCTCATCCTCGGTTGGGAACGCATGCGGCTGGGCTCCGACGTGCCGTCGCGGCTTCTGCCCAAGCTCACTTTCCAGGCCTGCGGCAAGGCGGTGCCCAACCACCGGACCCTGTTCGATTGGCTGTCGCGCGATCCCGCCGAGGTCGACAAATATGTCGCCGATCCGCTCTGCGGCTGGGATGCCTCCATCTCGATGTGGCGCGATGTGGTCAACATGGCGCTTTACGCCGGCAAGGATTCGAGTTTCGCAGCCGTGCGCCGCGACCTGCCAGTCAACCTCATCGGTGGCGAGAAGGATCCCGCATCCGACTACGGCAAGGCGGTCCATCACCTGGCAAGGCGCATGGGGGCAATGGGCTTTTCGAATCTGGTTTCAAGGGTTTACCCGGAAACCCGCCACGAAAGCCTGAACGAGATCAACCGCGATACCGTCATGAACGATTTTGCCGCCTGGGTCGACAGCGTGCTGAAGTCCTGAGCGGCGTGGCCTACTGCATGGGTCGTGACACGGCCGGCCCCGATTGCTAGAGGCTGCGCTTTGTCTAACCACGGTGATCCATGGCCGAACCTCCGCTGAAAGGCATCCGCGTTATCGAACTCGCCCGCATCCTGGCCGGTCCCTGGGCCGGGCAGTTGCTCGCCGATCTCGGGGCCGATGTCATCAAGGTCGAGAGCCCGGACGGCGGCGACGACACCCGCAAATGGGGTCCGCCCTTCGTCATGAGCCAGGACGGCGAGAACCTTTCGGCCGCCTATTATCATTCCTGCAATCGCGGCAAGCGCTCCATCGCCATCGATTTCTCCAAGCCCGAGGGCGCCGAGACGCTGCGCAAGCTGGTCGCCACCGCCGACGTGCTGATCGAGAACTTCAAGCTCGGCGGACTGAAGAAATACGGCCTCGACTACGAAAGCCTCAAGGCGCTCAATCCCCGCCTCGTCTATTGCTCGATCACCGGCTTCGGGCAGGACGGTCCTTACGCGCCGCGCGCAGGCTACGATTTCATCATCCAGGCCATGGCCGGTATGATGTCGATCACCGGCGAGCCCGGGGGCGAGCCGCAGAAGGCAGGCGTCGCCATCTCCGATCTCTTCACCGGCCTCTATTCGGTAGTCGCCATCCAGGCAGCGCTTCGCCATGCCGAAAGGACCGGCGAGGGCCAGCACATCGACATGGCGCTGTTCGACAGCCAGATCGCGGCGCTCGCCAACCAGAACCTCAACTATCTGGTTTCCGGCAAGTCGCCGGTGCAGGTGGGTAATGCGCATATGAACATCGCCCCTTACGAGGTCCTGCCGGTGCGCGACGGCCATATCATCCTGGCAGTCGGCAATGACGGACAGTTCGGCAAGTTCTGCGCGGTGGTCGGCCTCACCGATCTGGCCGCCAATCCGGATTTCGCCACCAACCCGGCCCGCGTCGCCAACCGTGTGAAGCTGCGCGAACGTATCGTCGAAACCCTCGCCGCCTGGGATCGCGATCCGTTGCTGACGAAGCTAGAGGCAGCGGGCGTGCCGGCGAGCCCGATCAACACGATCGGCCAGATGTTCGCCGACCCCCAGACCATCGCGCGCGGCATGCGGCTCGACCTCGACGACGGCCATGGCAACCGCCTGCCCTCGGTGCGCGCGCCGATGGTGATGTCGGGCACGCCGCTCGTCTATGAGCGTCCCTCGCCGCGTCTTGGCGAGCACACGCAGGAAATCCTTGCCGAACTGGAGAGATCAAAATGAAGACCGGCGGACAGCTGATCGTCGAGGCGCTCGAGGCAAACGGCACCGACCGCATCTTCTGCGTTCCGGGTGAATCCTATCTCGCGGTGCTCGACGCGCTGCATGACTCTTCGATCCGGACCATCGTCTGCCGCCAGGAAGGCGGCGCCGCAATGATGGCCGACTGCCAGGGGCGGCTGACCGGCAAGCCCGGTATCTGCTTCGTCACCCG
It contains:
- a CDS encoding alpha/beta fold hydrolase, with product MPFDKQDSVASPTGAELNLYVKEAAERPRAAVQINHGLAEHAARYARFADFLSQRGFHVYAHDHRGHGGTKAPDAPLGKFADVDGIAKVIADVDAVHDLIARKHPGLPVIAFGHSLGASVALNFVLRHSQRIHAAAIWNGNFSAGLLGQLALLILGWERMRLGSDVPSRLLPKLTFQACGKAVPNHRTLFDWLSRDPAEVDKYVADPLCGWDASISMWRDVVNMALYAGKDSSFAAVRRDLPVNLIGGEKDPASDYGKAVHHLARRMGAMGFSNLVSRVYPETRHESLNEINRDTVMNDFAAWVDSVLKS
- a CDS encoding CaiB/BaiF CoA transferase family protein, translating into MAEPPLKGIRVIELARILAGPWAGQLLADLGADVIKVESPDGGDDTRKWGPPFVMSQDGENLSAAYYHSCNRGKRSIAIDFSKPEGAETLRKLVATADVLIENFKLGGLKKYGLDYESLKALNPRLVYCSITGFGQDGPYAPRAGYDFIIQAMAGMMSITGEPGGEPQKAGVAISDLFTGLYSVVAIQAALRHAERTGEGQHIDMALFDSQIAALANQNLNYLVSGKSPVQVGNAHMNIAPYEVLPVRDGHIILAVGNDGQFGKFCAVVGLTDLAANPDFATNPARVANRVKLRERIVETLAAWDRDPLLTKLEAAGVPASPINTIGQMFADPQTIARGMRLDLDDGHGNRLPSVRAPMVMSGTPLVYERPSPRLGEHTQEILAELERSK